Within the Terriglobales bacterium genome, the region CTGGGCGGATATCAGGAGGTTGCACTCGATTTCGTGGCCAACGATCCCGGCATGACGCTATTCCATTGCCACCAGCAGTTGCACATGGACTTCGGATTTATGACGCTGTTCGATTACGTGTGACCAGGCCTTGAGTGCGCGCTCGAATGACAGACATGCCGAGATCGGAATTGTTCGACCCGGGAGACTCGGAAGGCGGCCGCTCGCCGAGGATTCCCCATATGGTCCGGTTTTCTGCTCGCAGCAAAAAACAATAGTGCGGCCTTGAGAAAGTATCACATTAGATATATTCTAAAAAAGTTATGGACTCGGAGGGGATCAAGCGGTCCTTCGACAGCAGTGGGCTGCGATGCACACCGCAGCGCTACGCGGTGATGGCATTCCTATTGGAATGCCACCGGCATCCCACAGCTGCGGAAATTTTCGAAGCCGTGAATCGCGTGGATCCGCGCTCTTCCAGGGCTACAACTTATAACAACCTGCGGGACTTGGTGCAGGCGGGTTTGGTGCGGGAAGTGCCCGTTGAGGGCCGGGCTGCGCGATTTGAGGCGAAAGGCATGCGGCATCACCACTTCATCTGCGACCGCTGCGGCAATGTTGAGGACGTAGAATGGTACGGAGTGCCCAAGCCTGGCGCGGGCTCCCTCGGTAAGCGGCTGGTTCGCGAATGCGAACTCATGTTCCGGGGTCTGTGTGCGAAGTGCGCCCGGCGGCGTGCTTCCGGTTAAGTTGGTACGGGTTTGAATCGGTGTCGCGCTGCCTGAATCCCGGCCGGCAGCAAGTGTGTGAATCCGAAGGCCGGAATGGGTTCCCAGCTCGTTTCCGTGGTTATTAACTAATCCAGGTTATTGACTAATCCAAGGATGATAAACATATGGAAAATAGACTCGCTACAGCAGGCGCTGTTGTCCCTCATACTCAAGAACAAAACAGCACAACCGAATCCAAGTGTCCGGTAGCGCACGACGCTCGCAAATTCCGGACGAATGCCGACTGGTGGCCGAATCAGGTAAACCTGAAGGTGCTGCACCAGAATTCCCCGCTGTCCGATCCCATGGGCAAGGAGTTCAATTACGCGAAAGAATTCAAGAGCCTTGACCTGAATGCTGTGGTCAATGACCTCCATGCCTTGATGACGGACTCGCAGGAGTGGTGGCCGGCGGACTTTGGCCACTACGGTCCCCTGTTCATCCGCATGGCATGGCACAGTGCCGGCACCTACCGCATCGGCGACGGGCGCGGCGGGGCAGGGTCTGGCCTGCAACGATTTGCACCCCTCAACAGTTGGCCCGATAACGCGAACCTCGACAAGGCGAGGCGGTTGCTCTGGCCGATCAAGCAGAAGTACGGCCGGAAAATCTCCTGGGCTGACCTCATGATCCTCGCCGGCAACGTTGCACTGGAGTCGATGGGGTTCAAGACCTTCGGTTTCGGCGGTGGACGTGAGGACGTGTGGGAATCTGATGAGACCTACTGGGGGTCTGAGACGACGTGGCTGGGC harbors:
- a CDS encoding transcriptional repressor; amino-acid sequence: MDSEGIKRSFDSSGLRCTPQRYAVMAFLLECHRHPTAAEIFEAVNRVDPRSSRATTYNNLRDLVQAGLVREVPVEGRAARFEAKGMRHHHFICDRCGNVEDVEWYGVPKPGAGSLGKRLVRECELMFRGLCAKCARRRASG